gaagatatttttaattaaaaagaagaagattttggagttatggaagaatatatttgattaatgggtttgtgtgtataaatagagagcaagaAAGCACAATTAAGggagagccggtgagccggtagccagtttcacaattttcttttatttcttctatttagttttctttgtaataatgaggatctagacccaatccttggggctatggaggaagccgttgtttcggtaaaagtgatatatttccagtaattaattacaacaactctattatgatttttgcattgaactaaaaattgtttatatgattttgattagttaggtgtattttctcttgatagaatatgtttgctttagggttttgatattctatgcttggattaacatctattcttttggaaatctacatgtctaggcaatactattagaatcaatttaaatgttgagttgcataattattgttttattaaatcactaatatcgaccaatggtggaatcctagccccattctctccatacttttcacaacatcttcttaatttagtttgctatttttatttataaaaattaattctaaaaatccgctttcacaagtctcaacgaacctttttactacaacaacttgaaaagataccaaatttttggcgccgccgacgcggacttgtctttaggctagagtttttatatatttttttttacgtttttattttatttgttcttctttacgtttttggatttttgtcttttcctttcagattttggaatttggagcgaaagaaaagtttgctaaagtttttgatgaataattaaagacttggagtaaaaggcaaagcgaaaggaacgaaagaagaagattttttttttattttataaaaaaagagagacatttttattttttgtagattttttttttagacttcctttttcttttgcactttattttttttggactttggattttaaattttgggacattatttttaaaccctacggaagggtagtataaatataaactgtttgcagagaaggacaacGATtgcgatatcgtctcggcccctcgggttcgtacatgacataggagtcgtggcccgagtcgactacaaaggttcatcccccgtctggtacgggaggtaagtttgtcgaaacactcgcgaatcccctgtcagcgagttactgtcttccttcgtatgcatatatgttgaggacttgaaaacggctgctttaatttcctagtaaagggaaaggactggccatacaagataagggttcggattttatcaccgttctcttctttcccgccttaggaaaacgacatcaaacgcgaacctaagcctaaaattttgactagaacgagaccgataggtaacgagcttaacatgaaagtcattcgaaaaatattggttactcttttaagcatacttcgaagttcttgacggtttctgtaagttgaatgtgtgactgcgccgccttgtaataccggtgaggcattgggtatcagagctccaccgagcttccctcgcctctattcaacttactttaactcggattgattccagaggggtttgcttaaattgtaacgaattccctttcgaaggattagaagctagtatagaaacaatctaagtggagccatcatgctttttgtttgctagaaatcagtaggtttgttatgGTGGAGTCAAccttgtcagtgggtttattttgagaatgtcaaactggtacaatagccaatacaccgaatatccaactgaacaaaatggacattactactttgaccatagtgtgaatagtggttgggaacatcctccttttgaaggttatgggtcataccctgatgagcctaattactattcacacacccacaggtcatacgagcaaaacaatcctcctatttctctagaagagtctctcaagagtttcaatgagtcaacacagaagtttcacttatttatgaaagagacttataatattccgcttccagaagagtccatagagcagtcaactaagatgtctctagaagagtccctcaagcagtttaatgagagtacaaataggattatggaaaaatttgctcaagatagtcttaacttccaatatagtgttcccaataccacccttgaaaataaggatagtttttattcacataatcaagatgacgaggttggaattggtaacactactagtttagatgaggttcaaccattttcatattattataatgatgattatgatgaggagtgttgatgaagaatcagacacatataggcatagtgatcaggaattttttactccaattgagctttacaataataatattatttctagttcaaatccaaataattttagtaattattcacctattgaaaaggacgaggatttgactagaagtatccccgttttagacgatgtagtatctcctttttgTGAAGCCagtaatggtttagaggaaagagtttaccctgagaatattgttttagagtctagcgagttaaaaacgctagtcttagaagaagataaaatcgTAGAGATAAGTGAGGATGCTGATTGTAACTTAGAataatcaattgcccattttcaagaatctgatgatctagaaattagggagattgtgactagtctatctagagacactgaaaactctaagtttggaggtgattatcactttcctagtgcattacctttaactctcagaaaggtccctcacttaggacttgatatatgtgcctcaaccattgtgccagaataccttcatactagatctcaTGGACCTAATaatatccaggaagaagttcagttgttagaaacccatcctctggttgatgtggtttatccAGGCGATAGtatccaaattgactttgttttcccaccaaatatttttcaaccaattgtgggaacgtataagtttcagatgtgtcaattattgagttttgagactaaacctaattactttaggagattagggtcgacacatttgtttaaggaagaccaccacgttcattatggtcagctgtgtaagtgaaatttgattgacttagagcatccccagttattcaggttacttttatgtgcttctaaattcttagttgagtatttccatactctacaacctgaccttcaggatcttgcctttgaggaagtccagccgatgaacaccttttatctagacccagttatagaacccgaacctgaaccacaactagatattgttatcttaAAGTTAAATAAGactatgttcggtatcttcatggtctgttgcgattttctcttcgtttgggtaacactttttgattcagatgacccgcaattATTCCGGCTGCTGCTACATGATTCTTCGTGGTAACTAATCATTTCtgagtctggctgaagactttaaacataGCACTTCCTTGGAGGTAactcatgctcatgcaacacggtaatatctttccttaactctttttcttcaagtggtaacagtttatccttgttcatgtttttaattttatctttagaacattgtggacaatgttagatttaagtttaggggtatgggagaaacttttagttgcaataaataaactccagagcctagaaatttatgcttattaaggttggcactaaccaatctaagtggatgggaacatcttggttgtaggagttgaggaaccaatctgattagatggaaacatctaaagagtttattcataaaagcacagagctcaggtgttaaattaaaaaaaaaaacatggtagtttcgccatatctcgttgaatcctaatccttctgtttttattttgtaagtgatttggtggggcacacgattcaagttgttacctttgctagagtggaatagagtgattgagatgccaaaaaaaaaaaagagaccagaccattagaccaagcggaataaattcaataaagtcgaccactggtgcccttgtatatgccagttgtgttgacctagagttaggtttatcgaccactggtccccttgtatatgccagttgtgttgatattagtcagaccggtatctcagtccattaggataggttcaccttggcagaggccttcagacagatacgggaaacaccgttcacttttaaccatctctttatccatcttcttaatctttccatgtgattggttgactccggttatgatgtaaaaaaactatctgagtagagctctgtcacttatatatgaattttagtatgctgagtgcaaactcatgtacaacaattggaatttcgcatcagggtacttcctcctgtagtcaatgaaagtataccaaccaaggagattctttagtgccttccaatgtTCTGCgtggatagctagggtctggagtaaaggttttgtgggtacacctctggtaaaccctccggagacaacactccgacactagggccacctagtggtttaacggcttgctgcacgtgctaagtgtagtcatttttctagattttctcgaggactagcaaataataagtttgggggtatttgatagacacatttttgtgtctgaattgtcctcagtgtctctattgttagtgcttgattttgtacttattatggtgtttttatgtttgtgtaggtgtttttggagaaatacacttgtgtggaaaaagttgctcgaatagtgatgcttgcacctctctaagaaaattaataaaggcacATGCACTTTGGATAGGGGAACcaccttcttctttattttcaaacaaaatattggcgagaaatttgggtttcaacagtaaaggatttacaatttttaagacaagaatatcttcttccttataaacaggaaatctatgagtattaattaccggagttttgaaaaaaaagtaagttatcttctattaaacatgaaagatatcttagaggattttatcttggatttgattctgcgaattaaagaagatttgggtataataaagaaatttagagaatataaagaagaagaaaaattcttgaagatattttaattaaaaagaagaagattttggagttatggaagaatttatttgattaatgggtttgtgtgGATAAATAGAGAGTAAGAGAGCACAATCAAGggagagccggtgagccggtagccagtttcacaattttctcttatttcttctatttagttttctttgtaataatgaggagttaaacccaatCGTtagggctatggaggaagccgttgtttcggtaaaagtgatatatttccattaattaattacaacaactctattatgatgtttgcattgaactaaaaattgtttatataattttgattagttaggtgtattttttcttgatagaatatgcttgctttagggttttgatattctatgtttGGAATAACATCTATtctttggaaatctacatgtctaggcaatactattagaatcaatttaaatgttgtgttgcataattattgttttataaaatcactaatatcgaccaatgatgggatcctagccccattctttccataattttcacaacatctttttaatttagtttgctatttttatttataaaaattaagtctaaaaatccgctttcacaagtctcaatgaacctttttactacaacaacttgaaaacacatcagacgccaaaatgtaactactggaaatccagtagtacacccaaatagaaaataacaaagatctaagacatgataagTATTTAAGATAAGAAACTCCTCATTGATTAACCACCCAAAGTAGTgaaaatacaagttcttgaatacaaggaaaccctaatctcttatTCTAAGTAACCACTAGCCTCTCCTCAAAGTTCGACCCCTTATACATTGCCCaagggtctctatttataggccaactAACCCCAATGGGGTACAGCTCATTTTACTTCGCCAAGTTCTCGCGGGggtgctttatacttcgcccaaacctttttccataaagtttttccccttttTTCGCTATCTCCACGGGAcatctgtctcttttcttgctccataatttatttACTTCGCAGCTTTACCTCTTGGTCAAGTAACTGTGCTTCGCCTGATTGATTTCGCGACTGGTGTCTTGTTATGTACTCTAATTTGGTCTTTTCGTGTCTTAGATTGCTTGTGCGAGTTACTTTGTTTTGGACGCATCCTCTTTGTGCTTCGCTTGATTAGTCAGTGACGTGGTAACTCTGACATTTGATTCGACAAGTCAGTGACCGGGATCTTCAAGTGATATTCTTCAGCCCTACTTTGTTCCTTCATGTATGACCAGGTGGCGAGCAGCTACACTACGCGTTAGTTCTGGATCCCTTAATGTCTGAGCTATCCCCCAATTTACCAATTAGTGAACTCCAATGTCTTCGGTATTAAGAATTCTCACCCCTGTGATCcactgattttttcttttttccgacCGAAAGATTAACTATTCAGTTTTTAGTGGTGCTAGTTTATTTGACAATTCCATTAATCAGAATTCTAAGTAGGAACTTCATTGTTACCTGGTGGGTAGTGGGACTGTGTGAGCCTATGGCAATATGCTGTAATCGAGAATCCCTTCTCTATTCTAAAATTATTACACCGTTGACCAAATGCCACCAACGTGTTCCAGTAGGAATTTGGCACGTTCTACCTCTTTAGACAAAGCACCGAAACAAAATTGACGGCACTCTCATAATGTGACAAGTTCAGGATAAGTATGAATTCAAAGAATAGAtatttaaagaagaaaaagattctCTTTATGGGAAGCAAGGTGCTATACGTGTCTCCCATTGTTTGCCTCACCAAAAGTCACTTGACTACATGTCCTAGTCCGAAATGTGATTTGACATAAATGCATTGTTTAACTAATCCCATTACAATAATCAATCATGATCAAGTTAAAataatcaaaagagtttcccttttctttttattGATATATTTTCCTCTAAATTTTAACTACATTTTTCTCAACTCGACCATTAAAACTGTtgtaaacttaaaaaagaaaacaactactaagaacaacaacatcttcacattccatacaaactaaaattaaatctTAATTCTAAAttccaatcttttttttttcctttttctaatGATTTTCATTTACAAAAAGAGAAACCAGATCTACAATGGACTCTCCATGACCTACCTGAATTGATTACCTACCTAGGTTGCTGGATAGGCCTTGGGTTAACCTGCATCTTAACAAACTTAGGCGCTTTCTCATACTTGGGGCTTTTCTCAGCAAGACCTTGAGATTTCCTCCATTTCAGTACTCCAAATGATATCAGATCCTTGTAGTAATTCTTCTCTACTTCTTCCGCTTGATCTTCcacatcatcctcatcttcttcaaaatcaattttttttttaaattaatcaatcaataaTTGAATCTCAAATCAAACAAAtttatgatttatcaaagaaagaCTTACGATTAGTGAATGCATCAAAGACAGCTTCATCCATGTTATTCAGATGATAAAGATCATCTGAAGAAGGAGAGTACTGAGAAGGATCTTGGAAACATTCTTTGAGCCAGTAATCACGGAACCATGGAGATGATTGAATGAGTTCCCACCATTCATCTGAGTAATCCTCAACTGCTTGGTAAGCTCTTGGTACAAACAATGGAGCATTAGGATTCAGTGATGAGGTTGACAATGTTGGAGCTGACATAATATCCATTAACATAACTTACTgcaatttcctgaaaaaataaaattatgatttcaatttcaatttcttgatttgagattttgatGATCGGAGTGAGTGAATGTGTGGATTGGAAGTGGATAAGTATGTGAGCATTTATAGAGAAGGATGACACTGAAATGACCATGAAAGTTGTTGGTAATTACAAAAATGGCATCCACCCTACTCCTGATTTTTATACATGGTCCTCCTTCCTAGAATCAGGATGATTTGGTAGGAAATTGGTAGGTCATGGAGAATAAATTACTCCATGAAACAGTGTGCTGCTGAGAGGGAAGGGGTAACAGACAACTGCATATGCGTCGTATGATTGAGGATTGTATTTTATCTCCAActttttgtttattttaattttcacaaatttagttaaaaagaccaaaatcaacaatcctgggtgaaatggacagttaaattttgatactgtttaaatagacaaaaatgtaaaaataggcaggatgtaaacagtttcatcgtgcccattttcaaatattttttcttatttttaatttacacaggatgtatcaagtttcatccttgctattttttaaatttaagctaggatgaatcgagtttcatccttgctacttttttctttttttgaccatttcatccaaactattttttactcgtccatttgaaccgtgatttaaaaatatttggacaaatgactcatttccGTGTAATTTTTTGATCTTATCCTTTTAGTTATGATATGATTGATGACCCGGTGTAATTacacttttattattttttactacTACATTTTTGCTTCCTATGGTATGAGTCATGTATCAGTGTACCACTACCACATCAATGATTGCAAACGCAGGTGATAACACCGTTGTCCGATCAACATCCGGCCGGTGTAATGTCTGTGTTTTTAAAAGAATTACAGTGGCCTTGGACCAAATTTGCGTTTTGGTCAGTAATTTTAGTCTCTAATCTTGCATGATTTATAAAGAAGATACGAGTATTACTTGGGGGTGATATCAATTTATACAGGCCAAGAAAATATTAACAGATCCTGATCGTTACTTGGGGGTGTATCACCCCGCTAGTAGTGGTATCTTCTTTTATAAATCATGTAATCTTGGACTAAATTAGAATTGAAGTCTTTAGTTCTAGCATGGGCTAGGGTTGTTGACAGGAGAGTGCACCTAAACTTTACAAATTCAGTCCACAATAATTGGGAAGCTTCGTACATGTaatgtttatttttctttgttattcTCTCTACTTTTGGTACCCGACCAAATTGGGGTATACCGAGATTATCTGGGATATATCTAGTGAGACAAAAgctaggtcattttgaagtaaaagaagccacctcttaaccatatattttctaaatgattaatatatccttgtttaattaacactaaaaaatctGATTAACTTAATTAATTAAGTTTAGATTGATTACTTGAgcttagattgattaattgagtagatcaaaACTTCTCAAATTATATATTTGAGTTAtgatattttgtttttgattgaacttatttgggaagatttttgatgaagaaAAATTGTTTTGAGAAAATTTTTTGCAACGGATATGACAGcacactacccaaacacttctagaaaggggattgcaaagctgttatacgaaatcatactcaaaatagatcataaatcaaaactttcagttctgaaagtatgaaaagtcggcaaggacgacgaatgaagaccatgccgacttTATTTTTTTGACACACATGAGATGAGTAATACTAGTCGGCAAGGTCTACAAAAAATACCCTGTTGGCTGTTGAGAAAAATGTGGAATCatgtattagtcggcaaggtctacaaaaaaaataccctgccggctgtTGAGAAAATTGGGGAATCatgtattagtcggcaaggtcttctAAAGATATCCTGCCGGCTGTTGAAAAAATTTACAGTCGCCATGGgtattatgaaaagtcggcaagatatCCATGTTACGACCTTCCCGACTAAAGAcacaaaaatcataatttt
The nucleotide sequence above comes from Papaver somniferum cultivar HN1 unplaced genomic scaffold, ASM357369v1 unplaced-scaffold_115, whole genome shotgun sequence. Encoded proteins:
- the LOC113328991 gene encoding protein EARLY RESPONSIVE TO DEHYDRATION 15-like isoform X2; translated protein: MLMDIMSAPTLSTSSLNPNAPLFVPRAYQAVEDYSDEWWELIQSSPWFRDYWLKECFQDPSQYSPSSDDLYHLNNMDEAVFDAFTNHEDDVEDQAEEVEKNYYKDLISFGVLKWRKSQGLAEKSPKYEKAPKFVKMQVNPRPIQQPR
- the LOC113328991 gene encoding protein EARLY RESPONSIVE TO DEHYDRATION 15-like isoform X1; the encoded protein is MLMDIMSAPTLSTSSLNPNAPLFVPRAYQAVEDYSDEWWELIQSSPWFRDYWLKECFQDPSQYSPSSDDLYHLNNMDEAVFDAFTNQDEDDVEDQAEEVEKNYYKDLISFGVLKWRKSQGLAEKSPKYEKAPKFVKMQVNPRPIQQPR